Proteins encoded by one window of Mastacembelus armatus chromosome 23, fMasArm1.2, whole genome shotgun sequence:
- the dhx57 gene encoding putative ATP-dependent RNA helicase DHX57, whose translation MNARRRGGKPNRGGGRFNKPRGGGGGGGGGGGSRKGGTGCWDDGDDFCLDLGPSRSSRPGKGRGSGRRASGREGGRGKGGRDRDRGGRDDGISSGKALPRSLVRTRTCPKSGDSTRPEVSTMPLQRIFMSNENQEQLKELLRDLQNEDFDEPCEDSASDYSGEEGDEEEYDELDHRDEGQFWATNDEPVERAESPPCEPESDKERPPPEPVISLFAIGKLCRYGFDRERIKQALECGGGEFGATLEQFLHQVFCERYGQKAVSPDGIKGVPMDECLSQREEEALALAAIYGERFSERIANAVWTVTLDLSFLSDNAAKNRGEVGGQNGGRSVNIRDVCRFYMKGQGCRFGDKCKFKHQLPMKGRSGAGSPDLKGPSQPGFSSYSPPEYELEIRFPKGNRYPFQAPIVAFSTNDESVGAAGRLNVTERLFGEALASAERGEPVVYTLITLCEDEYTMKELLAASHHKYSTPPVVMVSPPTIAIAKSKSVRGNTSEDSSTSGRRIPPPNNQRPIDLKDTGEAEELDEDEEDVIVPVETESYVNLRKKMVNKHNLKIDNLLQENGKLCREFQRKQSSRRFRSMLEQRKNLPAWQENKKILDLLDQCQVLVISGMTGCGKTTQIPQFILDASLSGPADQVANIICTQPRRISAISVAQRVAQERAESLGNSVGYQIRLESVRTSATRLLYCTTGVLLRRLESEPDLKGVTHVIVDEVHERTEESDFLLLVLKDLMVQRPDLKIILMSATLNAQLFSDYFYNCPTINIPGRTFPVDQFFLEDAIAKAGYVIEDGSPYMRSGKHSSSSISGRGHNGEPRDVVGDLGDDMWNFMSFCKKDFVKDSIPDQQLSLQELIIRYKDTKKSVLKTVSAMDLDKINMDLVESLLEWIVDGKHNYPPGAVLVFLPGLAEIKMLYEQLQSNRLFNNRGKTRCVVYPLHSTLSNEEQQAVFSRPTQGVTKIIISTNIAETSVTIDDVVYVIDSGKMKEKRYDASKSMESLEDSWVSRANALQRKGRAGRVASGVCFHLFTSHCFQHQLAEQQLPEIQRVPLEQLCLRIKILDVFAEQTLESVFSRLIEPPALGSLDAAKQRLQDLGALTADEKLTPLGYHLACLPVDVRIGKLMLFGAIFRCLDPALTIAASLAFKSPFVSPWDKREEANEKKLAFAVANSDHLALLQAYKGWCSAAKNGNQAGFLYCRENFLSWRVLQEIASLKRQFAELLSDIGFIKEGLRARVIERMCSKGTDGVLEATGPEANLNSDNIRLMSAMLCAALYPNVVQVRAPQGNYKMTSKGAMKMQPKANELRFMTKNDGCVHVHPSSVNYTVRHYNSPYLVYHEKVKTSRVFIRDCSMVSVYPLVLFGGGQVNVELHKAEFVISLDDGWIRFAAASHQVAELVKELRWELDQLLEDKIRNPSMDLCSCPRGSRIIHMIVHLISTQ comes from the exons atgaatgcaagGAGAAGAGGTGGAAAGCCCAACAGAGGAGGGGGGAGATTTAACAAAccaagaggaggtggaggtggaggtggaggtggaggtggaagtAGAAAAGGAGGAACTGGTTGCTGGGATGATGGCGATGATTTCTGCCTTGATTTAGGACCCTCTCGTTCCAGCAG ACCTGGCAAAGGACGAGGCAGTGGCAGGCGTGCCAGtggcagggagggaggaagaggaaaaggaggtaGGGATCGAGACAGGGGTGGCAGAGATGATGGAATATCCAGCGGCAAGGCTCTCCCAAGGTCCCTGGTGAGGACCAGAACATGCCCAAAGTCAGGTGACAGCACGAGGCCAGAGGTGAGCACCATGCCCTTGCAAAGGATTTTCATGTCTAATGAGAACCAAGAACAACTCAAGGAACTGCTGCGGGATCTGCAGAACGAGGACTTTGATGAGCCATGTGA GGACTCTGCTTCAGATTATTCTGGGGAAGAAGGGGATGAGGAGGAATATGATGAGTTGGATCACCGTGATGAAGGCCAGTTTTGGGCCACTAATGATGAGCCTGTGGAGAGAGCAGAAAGCCCGCCATGTGAGCCAGAGTCTGACAAAGAACGGCCTCCTCCTGAACCTGTCATCTCCTTATTTGCCATAGGAAAACTTTGCAG ATATGGGTTTGACAGGGAGCGCATTAAACAGGCACTTGAGTGTGGTGGAGGAGAATTTGGGGCAACTTTGGAACAATTCCTACACCAGGTTTTCTGTGAGCGCTACGGTCAGAAGGCAGTTTCCCCTGATGGCATTAAGGGGGTGCCTATGGATGAGTGTTTGAGCCAGAGGGAGGaagaagctctggctctggcagCCATTTATGGTGAACGCTTTAGTGAGCGTATTGCTAATGCAGTCTGGACAGTGACTCTGGACCTGTCATTCCTCTCAGACAATGCTGCCAAGAACAGAGGGGAGGTCGGGGGTCAAAATGGTGGCAGATCTGTTAATATCCGTGACGTCTGCAGATTTTACATGAAAGGACAGGGCTGTCGGTTTGGGGACAAATGCAAGTTCAAACACCAACTTCCTATGAAAGGGAGGTCTGGGGCTGGTTCCCCAGACCTGAAGGGCCCAAGCCAGCCTGGATTCAGCAGCTATTCTCCTCCTGAGTATGAACTAGAGATCCGTTTCCCCAAAGGAAACCGTTACCCATTTCAGGCACCAATAGTTGCCTTTAGCACGAATGACGAGTCTGTTGGAGCTGCAGGGAGGCTCAATGTGACTGAGAGATTATTTGGAGAGGCACTGGCTTCAGCAGAGAGAGGTGAACCTGTTGTTTACACTCTGATCACCTTGTGTGAGGATGAATATACAATGAAGGAACTGCTGGCTGCCAGTCATCACAAATACAGCACCCCACCTGTTGTAATGGTTTCTCCACCGACTATTGCCATAGCAAAGAGTAAGAGTGTGAGGGGCAATACCTCAGAGGAcagcagcaccagtggcagAAGGATTCCTCCACCTAACAACCAGAGACCCATAGACT TAAAAGACACAGGAGAGGCAGAGGAGctggatgaggatgaggaagatgtGATTGTTCCAGTTGAGACTGAGAGTTATGTCAATCTGAGAAAGAAGATGGTGAATAAGCACAACCTGAAGATAGACAACCTACTGCAAGAAAATGGCAAGCTGTGCCGTGAGTTCCAGAGGAAGCAG TCATCCAGGCGTTTTAGGTCCATGCTGGAACAGAGGAAGAACCTGCCAGCTTGgcaagaaaataagaaaatccTAGACCTGTTAGACCAGTGTCAGGTGCTGGTGATCAGCGGGATGACAGG GTGTGGTAAGACCACCCAGATTCCTCAGTTCATTCTGGATGCATCACTAAGTGGTCCAGCAGATCAGGTGGCCAATATCATCTGTACTCAGCCACGCCGCATCTCTGCCATCTCTGTGGCTCAGAGAGTTGCACAGGAGCGAGCAGAGTCTCTGGGCAACTCAGTGGGGTACCAGATCCGCCTGGAGAGTGTCAGG ACATCTGCCACCAGACTGCTGTACTGTACCACTGGTGTGTTACTGAGGAGGCTGGAGAGCGAGCCAGACCTCAAAGGCGTCACACATGTGATAGTAGATGAGGTGCACGAGCGCACGGAGGAGAG TGACTTCCTGCTGTTGGTGCTTAAAGACCTGATGGTACAGAGACCAGACCTGAAGATCATTCTAATGAGTGCCACACTTAATGCCCAGCTCTTTTCTGACTATTTCTACAACTGCCCCACTATCAACATACCAG GCCGCACTTTTCCTGTCGACCAGTTTTTTCTTGAAGATGCCATCGCGAAAGCTGG ATATGTTATTGAGGATGGCAGCCCTTACATGCGCTCAGGGAAACACAGTTCGTCTTCCATAAGTGGACGAGGACATAATGGAGAGCCAAGGGATGTGGTGGGAGACTTAGGTGACGACATGTGGAACTTCATGTCTTTCTGTAAGAAGGACTTTGTCAAAGACTCCATCCCAGACCAGCAACTCAGCCTGCAGGAACTCATAATCAGATACAAGG ATACTAAGAAGTCTGTGCTGAAGACTGTTTCTGCAATGGACCTGGACAAGATCAACATGGACCTGGTGGAGAGCCTCCTTGAGTGGATTGTAGATGGAAAACATAATTACCCTCCAG GTGCAGTGCTGGTATTTTTGCCAGGGTTGGCTGAAATAAAGATGCTTTATGAGCAGCTCCAGTCCAACAGACTGTTTAACAACAGGGGCAAAACCAG GTGTGTGGTATACCCACTTCATTCAACTTTGTCCAATGAGGAGCAGCAAGCAGTTTTCAGTCGTCCTACACAAGGTGTCACAAAGATCATCATCTCCACCAACATTGCAGAGACCTCAGTAACCATTGATGATGTGGTATATGTTATTGACTCTGGCAAAATGAAGGAGAAGAG GTACGATGCATCTAAAAGCATGGAGAGCTTGGAGGACTCGTGGGTTTCTCGTGCCAATGCGCTGCAGAGGAAGGGTCGAGCAGGTCGAGTGGCCTCGGGGGTCTGCTTCCACCTTTTTACCAGTCACTGCTTCCAACACCAGCTGGCTGAACAACAGCTGCCTGAGATTCAGAGAGTGCCCCTGGAGCAGCTCTGCCTCCG AATCAAGATCCTGGATGTATTTGCAGAGCAGACTCTGGAGTCGGTCTTCTCTCGGCTCATCGAGCCTCCAGCTCTGGGAAGCTTGGATGCGGCCAAGCAGCGCCTGCAGGACCTGGGAGCTCTAACCGCAGATGAGAAGCTCACCCCGCTAGGCTACCACCTGGCCTGCCTGCCTGTTGACGTGCGCATTGGAAAACTCATGCTGTTTGGTGCCATTTTCCGCTGCCTCGACCCAGCACTCACTATCGCTGCCAGTCTAGCCTTCAAATCTCCATTT GTGTCTCCATGGGATAAGAGAGAGGAAGCCAATGAGAAGAAACTGGCCTTTGCTGTGGCCAATAGTGACCATCTGGCTTTGTTACAGGCATACAAG GGATGGTGCTCTGCTGCAAAAAATGGCAACCAGGCTGGCTTCCTTTACTGCAGGGAGAACTTTTTGTCTTGGCGAGTCCTACAG GAGATCGCCAGTCTAAAGAGACAGTTTGCCGAGCTGCTGTCTGACATTGGCTTTATCAAAGAAGGACTGAGGGCCAGGGTTATAGAACGCATGTGCTCTAAGGGCACTGATGGTGTTCTGGAGGCTACTGGGCCTGAG GCTAACCTGAACTCAGACAACATCCGGCTGATGTCCGCCATGCTTTGTGCTGCCCTCTATCCCAACGTAGTCCAG GTACGAGCTCCTCAGGGAAATTACAAGATGACCAGCAAAGGTGCGATGAAGATGCAACCCAAAGCCAACGAACTCCGCTTCATGACGAAAAATGACGGCTGTGTCCACGTGCACCCCTCATCTGTCAACTATACG GTTCGTCACTACAACAGCCCCTACCTTGTTTACCACGAGAAGGTGAAAACGAGCCGCGTCTTCATCAGGGACTGCAGCATGGTGTCTGTCTACCCACTGGTACTGTTCGGAGGTGGCCAGGTCAACGTGGAGCTGCACAAAGCAGAGTTTGTCATCTCtctggatgatggatggatccGATTTGCTGCCGCCTCTCACCAG gtggCTGAGCTGGTGAAGGAGCTGCGCTGGGAGCTGGACCAGCTGCTGGAGGACAAAATCAGGAACCCGAGCATGGATCTGTGCAGCTGCCCCCGTGGCTCCCGCATCATCCACATGATAGTCCACCTCATTTCTACACAGTAG
- the morn2 gene encoding MORN repeat-containing protein 2 isoform X1: MSDKKKDSHREGPIKVSYVFPNGDRYEGECSRSESGVMMRSGTGKHTSASGLIYTGEWQEDKMHGRGTLQHPSGALYEGELKDNMYHGIGKYTFPDGSTYEGHFNRNRLEGEGAFTNSQGLVWTGEFHGKAALGLKLQH, from the exons ATGTCTG ataaaaagaaagattCTCACA GGGAAGGACCTATAAAGGTGTCCTACGTTTTCCCTAATGGGGACAGATATG AGGGGGAATGCAGCAGATCTGAGTCAGGGGTGATGATGAGGAGTGGTACTGGTAAACACACCTCAGCAAGTGGGCTCATATACACTGGAGAGTGGCAAGAGGACAAA ATGCACGGCAGAGGCACCCTGCAGCATCCCTCTGGAGCACTGTACGAAGGAGAGTTGAAAGACAACATGTACCACGGCATAGGAAAATACACCTTCCCAGATGGCTCTACTTACGAGGGTCACTTTAACAGGAACAG GCTGGAGGGAGAAGGTGCATTCACTAACTCTCAAGGACTGGTTTGGACAGGGGAGTTCCATGGCAAAGCAGCACTGGGCCTGAAACTGCAGCACTAA
- the morn2 gene encoding MORN repeat-containing protein 2 isoform X3 has product MGTDMGECSRSESGVMMRSGTGKHTSASGLIYTGEWQEDKMHGRGTLQHPSGALYEGELKDNMYHGIGKYTFPDGSTYEGHFNRNRLEGEGAFTNSQGLVWTGEFHGKAALGLKLQH; this is encoded by the exons ATGGGGACAGATATG GGGGAATGCAGCAGATCTGAGTCAGGGGTGATGATGAGGAGTGGTACTGGTAAACACACCTCAGCAAGTGGGCTCATATACACTGGAGAGTGGCAAGAGGACAAA ATGCACGGCAGAGGCACCCTGCAGCATCCCTCTGGAGCACTGTACGAAGGAGAGTTGAAAGACAACATGTACCACGGCATAGGAAAATACACCTTCCCAGATGGCTCTACTTACGAGGGTCACTTTAACAGGAACAG GCTGGAGGGAGAAGGTGCATTCACTAACTCTCAAGGACTGGTTTGGACAGGGGAGTTCCATGGCAAAGCAGCACTGGGCCTGAAACTGCAGCACTAA
- the morn2 gene encoding MORN repeat-containing protein 2 isoform X2, with amino-acid sequence MSGEGPIKVSYVFPNGDRYEGECSRSESGVMMRSGTGKHTSASGLIYTGEWQEDKMHGRGTLQHPSGALYEGELKDNMYHGIGKYTFPDGSTYEGHFNRNRLEGEGAFTNSQGLVWTGEFHGKAALGLKLQH; translated from the exons ATGTCTG GGGAAGGACCTATAAAGGTGTCCTACGTTTTCCCTAATGGGGACAGATATG AGGGGGAATGCAGCAGATCTGAGTCAGGGGTGATGATGAGGAGTGGTACTGGTAAACACACCTCAGCAAGTGGGCTCATATACACTGGAGAGTGGCAAGAGGACAAA ATGCACGGCAGAGGCACCCTGCAGCATCCCTCTGGAGCACTGTACGAAGGAGAGTTGAAAGACAACATGTACCACGGCATAGGAAAATACACCTTCCCAGATGGCTCTACTTACGAGGGTCACTTTAACAGGAACAG GCTGGAGGGAGAAGGTGCATTCACTAACTCTCAAGGACTGGTTTGGACAGGGGAGTTCCATGGCAAAGCAGCACTGGGCCTGAAACTGCAGCACTAA
- the smkr1 gene encoding small lysine-rich protein 1 — protein sequence MFLKMPTKSKKSRSRGSTSKKIGRPKTTKKGSSSAKSSKTEVDILSPAAMENVYYISHNAVDCLEFRGFGWPNSTKKKKKKGTKRNKKK from the exons atgtttttgaaaatg CCCACCAAATCCAAGAAATCAAGGTCTCGGGGGTCTACGTCCAAGAAAATTGGGAGACCAAAAACAACCAAGAAAGGATCCAGTAGTGCCAAATCCTCCAAGACAGAGGTGGACATCCTCAGCCCAGCCGCCATGGAGAATGTctactacatttcccataatgctgTAGACTGTCTGGAGTTCAGAGGCTTTGGGTGGCCAAACTCaaccaaaaagaagaaaaagaagggaaCAAAACGGAACAAGAAAAAATAG
- the stmp1 gene encoding short transmembrane mitochondrial protein 1, producing the protein MLQFLAGFTLGNIVGMYLAQNYDVPNIAKKIEAFKKDVEAKKKPPE; encoded by the exons ATGCTACAATTCCTG GCTGGATTCACCTTGGGAAATATTGTCGGAATGTACCTCGCTCAAAACTATGAT GTTCCCAACATAGCCAAGAAAATCGAAGCTTTTAAAAAAGATGTGGAGGCCAAAAAGAAGCCCCCAGAGTAA